The following are from one region of the Flexistipes sp. genome:
- a CDS encoding TIGR00730 family Rossman fold protein, producing MNNNNIKKEQYLIDEIKVGDTWRMFKILSEFVEGFENLSDIEPAVSVFGSARVKEDHNDYKKARLMGSMLADNGITVLTGGGPGVMEAANRGATEAGGQSIGVNIELPFEQKPNPYAKKVITFNYFFVRKVMLVKYASAFVIFPGGFGTMDELFEAMTLIQTRKILPFPLILVEKDYWSGMIKWLEDKMVGNNFIGESDLDIIKLIDDPSEILDCIKNFLKV from the coding sequence ATGAATAATAACAACATAAAGAAAGAGCAGTACCTAATTGATGAGATAAAGGTCGGAGATACCTGGCGTATGTTTAAAATATTATCGGAGTTTGTTGAGGGTTTTGAAAATCTCAGTGATATTGAGCCGGCGGTGAGTGTGTTCGGGTCGGCAAGAGTGAAAGAGGATCATAACGATTATAAAAAGGCACGATTAATGGGAAGTATGCTTGCCGATAATGGTATCACTGTCCTGACCGGCGGTGGCCCCGGAGTCATGGAGGCGGCTAACCGTGGAGCAACGGAAGCGGGCGGCCAGTCGATAGGGGTCAATATTGAGCTTCCTTTTGAACAAAAACCCAATCCATATGCCAAAAAGGTAATTACGTTTAATTATTTTTTTGTAAGAAAAGTTATGCTGGTAAAATATGCCAGTGCCTTTGTTATTTTTCCCGGTGGTTTCGGCACAATGGATGAGCTGTTTGAAGCGATGACACTGATTCAGACACGTAAAATACTTCCTTTTCCGCTTATACTTGTTGAAAAGGATTACTGGAGCGGAATGATTAAATGGCTTGAAGATAAGATGGTGGGAAACAATTTTATTGGTGAAAGTGATCTTGATATTATAAAACTTATAGATGATCCATCGGAGATATTAGATTGTATCAAAAATTTTCTTAAAGTGTGA